A single window of Oreochromis aureus strain Israel breed Guangdong linkage group 5, ZZ_aureus, whole genome shotgun sequence DNA harbors:
- the LOC120440364 gene encoding neurexophilin-4 isoform X2 — MVQGLERQVDFSDLGPVGAVMKTLPYGMGGGTVGGVVKPPYQTIFSTPIDQTPVKSKPPPYSSYSPYELARNQSLLVDQTGYRSKRKPALKTAMKTKKIFGWGDFYFNVKTVKFSLLVTGKIVDHINGTFTVYFRHNSSSLGNVSVSIVPPTKVVEFEVLQQHHLHPHTQQDVQIQETQQSTIDPKEAKTLNCRVEYEKTNRSKKSKPCLYDPSQTCFTEHTQSHAAWLCAKPFKVICIFISFFSIDYKLVQKVCPDYNFQSDHPYFG; from the exons ATG GTCCAAGGGTTGGAGAGGCAAGTGGATTTCTCAGATCTGGGCCCAGTGGGGGCGGTGATGAAGACTCTTCCATACGGCATGGGCGGAGGCACAGTTGGAGGAGTAGTTAAGCCGCCGTACCAAACCATCTTCTCCACACCGATCGATCAGACACCGGTGAAATCCAAGCCACCCCCGTACAGTTCCTATAGCCCTTATGAGCTGGCCCGGAACCAGTCCCTGCTAGTGGATCAGACAGGCTACCGCTCCAAGCGTAAACCTGCACTAAAGACAGCCATGAAGACCAAGAAAATCTTTGGCTGGGGGGACTTCTACTTCAATGTCAAGACCGTGAAGTTCAGCCTGTTGGTGACAGGGAAGATTGTGGACCACATCAATGggacttttactgtttattttcgCCACAACTCCTCCAGCCTGGGAAACGTGTCGGTCAGTATCGTGCCACCTACCAAAGTGGTAGAGTTTGAGGTCCTTCAGCAGCATCATCTGCACCCCCACACCCAGCAGGACGTCCAGATCCAGGAGACACAGCAGTCCACCATCGATCCGAAAGAGGCAAAGACCTTAAACTGTCGGGTCGAGTACGAGAAAACCAACAgatccaagaaatccaaacccTGCCTGTATGATCCATCTCAGACCTGCTTCACAGAGCACACCCAGTCCCACGCTGCTTGGCTTTGTGCTAAACCTTTCAAGGTGATCTGCATCTTCATCTCTTTCTTCAGCATTGATTATAAGCTGGTTCAGAAAGTGTGTCCAGACTACAACTTCCAAAGCGATCACCCTTACTTTGGATAA
- the LOC120440364 gene encoding neurexophilin-4 isoform X1, protein MQVLSWTIVLLSQWILRKVQGLERQVDFSDLGPVGAVMKTLPYGMGGGTVGGVVKPPYQTIFSTPIDQTPVKSKPPPYSSYSPYELARNQSLLVDQTGYRSKRKPALKTAMKTKKIFGWGDFYFNVKTVKFSLLVTGKIVDHINGTFTVYFRHNSSSLGNVSVSIVPPTKVVEFEVLQQHHLHPHTQQDVQIQETQQSTIDPKEAKTLNCRVEYEKTNRSKKSKPCLYDPSQTCFTEHTQSHAAWLCAKPFKVICIFISFFSIDYKLVQKVCPDYNFQSDHPYFG, encoded by the coding sequence GTCCAAGGGTTGGAGAGGCAAGTGGATTTCTCAGATCTGGGCCCAGTGGGGGCGGTGATGAAGACTCTTCCATACGGCATGGGCGGAGGCACAGTTGGAGGAGTAGTTAAGCCGCCGTACCAAACCATCTTCTCCACACCGATCGATCAGACACCGGTGAAATCCAAGCCACCCCCGTACAGTTCCTATAGCCCTTATGAGCTGGCCCGGAACCAGTCCCTGCTAGTGGATCAGACAGGCTACCGCTCCAAGCGTAAACCTGCACTAAAGACAGCCATGAAGACCAAGAAAATCTTTGGCTGGGGGGACTTCTACTTCAATGTCAAGACCGTGAAGTTCAGCCTGTTGGTGACAGGGAAGATTGTGGACCACATCAATGggacttttactgtttattttcgCCACAACTCCTCCAGCCTGGGAAACGTGTCGGTCAGTATCGTGCCACCTACCAAAGTGGTAGAGTTTGAGGTCCTTCAGCAGCATCATCTGCACCCCCACACCCAGCAGGACGTCCAGATCCAGGAGACACAGCAGTCCACCATCGATCCGAAAGAGGCAAAGACCTTAAACTGTCGGGTCGAGTACGAGAAAACCAACAgatccaagaaatccaaacccTGCCTGTATGATCCATCTCAGACCTGCTTCACAGAGCACACCCAGTCCCACGCTGCTTGGCTTTGTGCTAAACCTTTCAAGGTGATCTGCATCTTCATCTCTTTCTTCAGCATTGATTATAAGCTGGTTCAGAAAGTGTGTCCAGACTACAACTTCCAAAGCGATCACCCTTACTTTGGATAA